In Sorghum bicolor cultivar BTx623 chromosome 10, Sorghum_bicolor_NCBIv3, whole genome shotgun sequence, one genomic interval encodes:
- the LOC8069040 gene encoding disease resistance protein RPM1 isoform X1 translates to MQLPWDLANNPSLDALRRVVSLSYNHLPSRLKPCFLHLSIFPEDFEIEKKHLVNRWVAEGLVADDTTTITLEEVAENYFYELISRSLIQPSKLDILGNVKTCRVHDIVHDIAVSISRQENYAFIHGEHTSNISTRVGIRHLSCVASRKLNTAMDLSCVRSLTAFSKPLELKSLVWSSKFKMLRILDLKHAGFTAIQQDIKYIGLLLHLKYLHFPKRINSSVYALPKSIGNLLGLQTLDLQRSSVSTLPIEITKLHNLRSLRCSKVPNYVYFNPAQPATEWFTDAIECLTSESGATADLHMALSSCWSNSSGIKLPKGVGRLKELQILEKVDIKRTSRKAIKELGELTQLRKIIVRGRGASKKNCKAFCEAAPKLCSLRSLNVSTMESKKAAEALDVVVSFTSPVPSLERLKLKGLLQKIPAWVGECENLVKVDLKYCQLKELVALAELRNLVQLRLKKDAFDAENLVFHEHGFPKLRILIIKDHYVMALKEVTFE, encoded by the coding sequence ATGCAACTCCCCTGGGATCTTGCAAACAATCCAAGCCTTGATGCGCTAAGGCGAGTGGTTAGCCTTAGTTACAACCACTTGCCTTCGCGTCTCAAGCCTTGCTTTTTGCATCTCAGTATCTTTCCTGAAGATTTTGAGATTGAAAAGAAACACCTAGTGAATAGGTGGGTAGCCGAAGGGTTGGTAGCAGATGACACAACAACAATAACACTTGAAGAAGTTGCTGAAAATTACTTCTATGAGCTCATCAGCCGGAGCCTGATTCAACCATCTAAGTTAGATATACTGGGAAACGTGAAAACATGCAGAGTTCATGACATTGTGCATGATATTGCGGTGTCAATCTCTAGGCAGGAGAACTATGCATTCATACATGGAGAACACACCTCCAACATATCAACAAGAGTAGGCATCCGACATCTATCATGTGTTGCTAGCAGGAAACTGAACACTGCTATGGATTTAAGCTGTGTCCGGTCTTTAACTGCGTTCAGTAAGCCTCTAGAGCTAAAATCCTTAGTTTGGTCATCCAAGTTCAAGATGTTGAGGATTCTGGATTTAAAACATGCTGGATTTACGGCAATCCAACAAGATATAAAATACATAGGGTTGTTGCTACACTTGAAGTACTTGCACTTTCCAAAGCGTATAAATAGTAGTGTTTATGCACTTCCAAAGTCTATAGGCAATCTGCTTGGCTTACAGACTCTAGACCTACAAAGATCAAGTGTTTCGACCCTACCAATAGAAATCACTAAGCTGCATAACCTTCGCAGCCTTCGATGTAGCAAGGTACCTAATTATGTTTATTTCAATCCAGCGCAACCTGCGACGGAGTGGTTCACGGATGCCATAGAATGTTTAACGAGTGAGAGTGGTGCAACTGCTGACCTGCACATGGCCTTGTCTAGTTGTTGGTCTAATTCATCCGGCATTAAGTTGCCCAAAGGAGTGGGAAGATTAAAAGAGCTACAAATACTAGAGAAAGTGGATATCAAGCGAACAAGTCGGAAAGCAATCAAGGAGCTAGGGGAACTAACTCAGCTGAGGAAGATAAttgtgagagggagaggagcCTCCAAGAAAAACTGCAAGGCATTCTGTGAGGCTGCGCCAAAACTGTGCTCCCTCCGTTCCCTCAATGTGAGTACCATGGAGAGTAAAAAGGCAGCTGAGGCGCTGGATGTGGTGGTTTCTTTTACATCCCCTGTCCCTTCTCTTGAGCGTCTCAAATTGAAGGGGCTTCTTCAGAAGATACCTGCTTGGGTTGGTGAATGTGAGAACTTGGTGAAGGTTGACTTAAAATATTGTCAGCTCAAGGAATTGGTGGCCTTGGCTGAACTGCGCAACCTGGTACAGCTTCGTCTTAAAAAAGATGCATTCGATGCAGAGAATTTAGTGTTCCACGAGCATGGATTCCCAAAGCTCAGGATCTTAATCATAAAGGATCATTATGTAATGGCACTGAAGGAGGTGACCTTTGAGTAG
- the LOC8069040 gene encoding putative disease resistance RPP13-like protein 3 isoform X2, whose product MSLLLGVHDHIWFISDELKMMQAFLRAADGARENIGVLKAYSELIRDLAYDIEDSLEEFMVFIKNKSLVKQLLSLRERHRIAVQIRTLKLRVQEVSQRNTRYNAIKLTPSTSTNVIGDTEFTRNFTALNVEEAQLVGLDEPKKKLMELIGILDEPKEHESSNTGPRVVSLVGMGGIGKTTLTKKVFDSNDLSDKFGTRAWITVSQSFEQKEIFKEMVKHLFGAELLHKLLEDHQGQQVLEVHLADYLSKRLKETSTLLFWMMFGPLMHGIELRLLFKIVVRMIVVW is encoded by the exons ATGAGCCTGCTGCTTGGGGTGCACGACCACATCTG GTTCATCAGCGATGAGCTAAAGATGATGCAAGCCTTCCTCAGAGCAGCTGATGGAGCACGTGAGAACATTGGGGTGTTGAAGGCGTATTCGGAGCTGATCCGTGATTTGGCCTATGACATTGAAGATAGCCTAGAGGAGTTCATGGTGTTTATCAAGAACAAGAGCCTTGTGAAACAACTTCTCAGCTTACGTGAGCGTCATCGCATTGCTGTCCAGATACGCACTCTCAAACTAAGAGTCCAGGAGGTGAGCCAAAGGAACACAAGGTACAATGCAATCAAGCTCACACCATCCACCTCCACTAATGTGATAGGTGACACAGAGTTCACCCGGAATTTCACAGCTCTAAATGTTGAGGAAGCCCAGCTTGTTGGTTTGGATGAGCCAAAGAAGAAACTGATGGAATTAATAGGCATATTGGATGAACCCAAGGAACATGAATCCTCCAATACTGGTCCAAGAGTGGTATCCCTTGTTGGGATGGGTGGCATTGGCAAGACAACTCTCACGAAGAAGGTGTTTGATAGCAACGATCTTAGTGACAAGTTTGGCACTCGTGCTTGGATCACAGTGTCACAGTCATTCGAGCAAAAGGAGATTTTTAAGGAGATGGTGAAGCACCTCTTTGGAGCTGAGTTATTGCATAAGCTCTTAGAAGATCATCAAGGGCAACAGGTATTGGAAGTACATCTTGCTGACTACCTATCCAAACGACTAAAGGAAACAAGTACCTTATTGTTTTGGATGATGTTTGGACCATTGATGCATGGAATCGAATTAAGGTTACTTTTCAAGATAGTGGTAAGGATGATAGTTGTGTGGTAG
- the LOC8068371 gene encoding protein DWARF AND LOW-TILLERING — MLAGCSFSSSRHQMSTAQRFDILPYGFSKRATNRGDGPGASAAPRVAAADARTGGGGTCSFRAHPAPPVTQAVSWGAKPEPGGNGAGAVWERSRAVKRAHEEDTGEEYSGPVVRAKRTRRGGDGDEVWLHRSIAGTVQAAGSGDGEEAEEEKVFLVPSAAAFPHGMSAAAGPSLAAAKKEEFSKSPSNSPASSGGTDGGSSAAVPRPEQLHAHNGAPAQRVEAMELVVALTACADSLAACNHDAANYYLARLGEMASPAGPTPMHRVAAYFAEALALRVVRMWPHVFDVAPPRELTDGAVADDDDATALRVLNAVTPIPRFLHFTLNERVLRAFDGHDRVHVIDFDIKQGLQWPGLLQSLATRASGPPAHVRITGVGESRQELQETGARLGRVAAALGLAFEFHAVVDRLEDVRLWMLHVKRGECVAVNCVLAAHRLLRDETGAAIADFLGLARSTGAAILLLGEHEDALNSGRWEARFARALRYYAAAFDAVDAAGLADTSPARAKAEEMFAREIRNAVAFEAGDRFERHETFAGWRRRMQEGGFQNAGIGEREAMQGRMIARMFAPGNYSVQAQGDGEGLTLRWMDQAMYTVSAWTPISDGGGGGSTVSASVSTTASHSQQS, encoded by the coding sequence ATGTTGGCTGGTTGCTCCTTCTCGTCGTCGAGGCATCAGATGAGCACCGCGCAGCGATTCGACATCCTCCCTTACGGCTTCTCCAAGCGGGCGACCAACCGCGGCGACGGCCCGGGCGCCAGCGCCGCGCCGCGCGTCGCGGCGGCCGATGCCaggaccggcggcggcggtacCTGCTCCTTCCGCGCCCACCCAGCGCCGCCGGTCACGCAGGCCGTGTCCTGGGGCGCCAAGCCGGAGCccggcggcaatggcgccggCGCTGTCTGGGAGAGGAGCAGGGCCGTTAAGCGGGCCCATGAGGAGGACACGGGCGAGGAGTACAGCGGCCCCGTCGTTCGCGCCAAGCGGACGAGGAGGGGCGGGGACGGAGATGAGGTATGGTTACATCGATCCATTGCAGGGACAGTGCAAGCGGCTGGGTCCGGCGATGGAGAGGAAGCCGAGGAAGAGAAGGTCTTCCTGGTGCCGAGCGCCGCGGCGTTCCCCCACGGCATGTCCGCCGCGGCGGGCCCGTCGCTGGCCGCGGCCAAGAAGGAGGAGTTCAGCAAGTCGCCGTCCAACTCGCCGGCCTCGTCGGGCGGCACGGACGGCGGCTCGTCGGCAGCGGTCCCGCGGCCGGAGCAGCTCCACGCGCATAACGGCGCCCCGGCGCAGCGGGTGGAGGCCATGGAGCTCGTCGTCGCGCTCACCGCCTGCGCCGACTCCCTCGCCGCCTGCAACCACGACGCCGCCAACTACTACCTGGCGCGGCTGGGCGAGATGGCTTCCCCCGCGGGGCCCACGCCGATGCACCGCGTGGCCGCCTACTTCGCCGAGGCGCTCGCGCTGCGCGTGGTGCGCATGTGGCCGCACGTGTTCGACGTCGCCCCTCCGCGGGAGCTCACCGAcggcgccgtcgccgacgacgacgacgccacgGCGCTGCGGGTGCTCAACGCCGTCACCCCGATCCCGCGCTTCCTGCACTTCACCCTCAACGAGCGGGTGCTCCGCGCGTTCGACGGCCACGACCGCGTCCACGTGATCGACTTCGACATCAAGCAGGGGCTGCAGTGGCCGGGCCTCCTCCAGAGCCTCGCCACGCGCGCGTCTGGACCCCCGGCGCACGTCCGGATCACCGGCGTCGGCGAGTCGAGGCAGGAGCTGCAGGAGACCGGCGCGCGGCTGGGGCGCGTGGCCGCCGCGCTCGGGCTCGCGTTCGAGTTCCACGCCGTGGTGGACCGCCTCGAAGACGTCCGCCTGTGGATGCTCCACGTGAAGCGCGGCGAGTGCGTCGCCGTGAACTGCGTTCTCGCCGCGCACCGTCTGCTCCGCGACGAGACGGGTGCCGCGATCGCCGACTTCCTCGGGCTCGCGCGCAGCACGGGCGCCGCCATCCTCCTCCTGGGCGAGCACGAGGACGCACTCAACTCCGGGCGCTGGGAGGCGCGGTTCGCGCGCGCGCTGCGATACTACGCCGCGGCGTTCGACGCCGTGGACGCGGCGGGGCTGGCGGACACGAGCCCCGCAAGGGCCAAGGCGGAGGAGATGTTCGCGCGGGAGATCCGCAACGCGGTGGCGTTCGAGGCCGGGGACCGCTTCGAGCGGCACGAGACCTTCGCCGGGTGGCGGCGGCGCATGCAGGAAGGCGGGTTCCAGAACGCCGGCATCGGCGAACGGGAGGCGATGCAGGGGCGCATGATCGCGAGGATGTTCGCGCCGGGCAACTACAGCGTGCAGGCGCAGGGCGACGGCGAGGGGCTCACGCTCCGGTGGATGGACCAGGCCATGTACACCGTGTCCGCGTGGACGCCGAtcagcgacggcggcggcggaggcagcACGGTGTCTGCGTCCGTGTCCACCACAGCATCCCATTCTCAGCAAAGCTGA